One genomic window of Luteitalea pratensis includes the following:
- a CDS encoding DUF1684 domain-containing protein yields MRSFLQGLMIFAALVASAAAAAAQTAPIAPTTAEDWRQQYERDLRAEYGWLSVAGLTFLPEGTHTVGSDPASAVVLPAGPAPQHVGRIVVTDEGVTLYLEAGVQALLNGKPAPAVVALKKAERTAPGQPAAQPDKIRVGRVEFHLHESGDRLALRVRDPESPIRIGFQGPRWFPVSESARVVATLKPFESPRVVDVRNILGDNEPYSAPGQLEFPWEGRTVRVLAFTTTRGRLQVIFRDASVGRETYGTRYAYAEPTGDGRYVLDFNKAYNPPCAYNPYTTCPTPPAQNILKVAIRAGEKIYDGPASSAHR; encoded by the coding sequence ATGCGTAGTTTCCTGCAGGGATTGATGATCTTCGCGGCCCTGGTCGCGAGCGCCGCCGCCGCGGCCGCGCAGACCGCCCCCATCGCTCCCACGACAGCCGAGGACTGGCGGCAGCAGTACGAGCGCGACCTGCGGGCCGAGTACGGATGGCTCAGCGTCGCCGGGCTGACGTTCCTGCCCGAGGGCACGCACACCGTCGGCAGCGACCCCGCCAGCGCGGTCGTGCTTCCCGCCGGGCCCGCCCCGCAGCATGTCGGCCGCATCGTCGTCACCGACGAAGGCGTGACGCTGTATCTCGAGGCGGGCGTCCAAGCCCTCCTGAATGGCAAGCCGGCGCCGGCGGTGGTGGCGTTGAAGAAGGCCGAGCGGACCGCGCCCGGGCAGCCGGCGGCACAGCCGGACAAGATTCGCGTGGGTCGGGTGGAATTCCACCTGCACGAGAGCGGGGATCGGCTGGCGCTGCGTGTGCGCGATCCCGAGTCGCCCATCCGCATCGGCTTCCAGGGGCCGCGCTGGTTCCCCGTGTCGGAGAGCGCCCGGGTCGTGGCGACGTTGAAGCCGTTCGAGTCACCGCGGGTCGTGGACGTCAGGAACATCCTCGGCGACAACGAGCCGTATTCAGCGCCGGGCCAGCTCGAGTTCCCGTGGGAGGGCCGCACGGTGCGCGTGCTGGCGTTCACGACCACCAGGGGACGGCTGCAGGTGATCTTTCGTGATGCGAGCGTGGGGCGAGAGACGTATGGCACACGCTACGCGTACGCCGAACCGACCGGCGATGGCCGTTACGTACTCGACTTCAACAAGGCGTACAACCCGCCGTGCGCATACAACCCGTACACGACCTGCCCGACGCCACCGGCGCAGAACATCCTGAAGGTGGCCATTCGCGCCGGCGAAAAGATCTACGACGGCCCTGCGAGCTCAGCGCACCGCTGA
- a CDS encoding zinc-dependent alcohol dehydrogenase, which produces MRAFRVDRPGHARLVDVPVPTPGPGEVLVRVEAVGICGSDLELIRGTRDAAFCRFPVVPGHEWSGIIADSAPAAPHLHVGMRVVVEGHHFCGACVPCLAGRTHLCTRYDEYGFTRDGGYREFVAARVDLCHPITHVTCELGALAEPTACALHAVERSAVDSSDVVVVIGAGPIGLLAAACVAARGPSRLVVADVRDATFGVARSLGASDTVCAPATALAQAIRERVAGGADVVIEAAGHPLAQVAAADVLARGGRLTILGIAGSDRTTPFNFDPLVFRDARLEAVFAYPSSVFARAVRLIDEGFVDPSPLITHRFGLTEADRALALLEARGEPVIKVLLDPRA; this is translated from the coding sequence ATGCGTGCCTTTCGCGTCGACCGGCCCGGTCACGCGCGCCTCGTCGACGTCCCGGTGCCGACGCCAGGTCCTGGCGAGGTCCTCGTGCGGGTCGAGGCGGTGGGAATCTGCGGATCCGATCTGGAATTGATTCGTGGGACGCGCGATGCGGCGTTCTGCCGCTTCCCGGTGGTGCCCGGCCACGAGTGGTCGGGCATCATCGCCGACAGTGCCCCTGCTGCTCCGCACTTGCATGTCGGCATGCGCGTCGTCGTCGAGGGGCATCATTTCTGCGGCGCGTGCGTACCCTGCCTGGCCGGCCGCACGCACCTGTGCACCCGGTACGATGAATACGGCTTCACGCGCGACGGCGGTTATCGGGAGTTCGTCGCCGCCCGCGTCGATCTCTGCCATCCCATCACGCACGTGACCTGCGAGCTCGGCGCCCTTGCCGAACCGACCGCCTGCGCCTTGCATGCCGTCGAGCGGAGCGCCGTGGACTCGAGCGACGTGGTCGTGGTCATCGGTGCCGGCCCTATCGGTTTGCTCGCCGCCGCGTGTGTCGCGGCGCGTGGTCCGTCACGTCTCGTTGTTGCCGATGTTCGCGACGCCACCTTCGGCGTGGCGCGCTCACTCGGCGCCAGCGACACCGTGTGCGCACCGGCGACGGCGCTGGCGCAGGCCATACGCGAGCGCGTTGCCGGAGGCGCCGACGTGGTCATCGAGGCGGCGGGCCATCCACTGGCGCAGGTGGCGGCGGCCGATGTGCTGGCGCGCGGCGGGCGCCTGACCATCCTCGGCATCGCCGGCTCCGATCGCACGACGCCGTTCAACTTCGATCCGCTTGTCTTCCGCGACGCGCGTCTCGAGGCCGTGTTCGCCTACCCGTCCTCGGTGTTTGCGCGTGCCGTCCGCCTCATCGACGAGGGTTTCGTGGATCCGTCCCCGCTCATCACGCACCGCTTCGGTCTAACCGAGGCGGACCGCGCGCTTGCCCTGCTCGAGGCGCGTGGCGAACCCGTCATCAAGGTCCTACTCGATCCCCGAGCCTGA